A stretch of Synechococcus sp. WH 8020 DNA encodes these proteins:
- a CDS encoding EVE domain-containing protein — protein MTSASYWLMKSEPNVYGIEHLKDEKITLWDGIRNYQARNFMRKMKVGDQAFFYHSNCKPPGIVGLMEVTETGLVDPTQFDSSSKYHDPASKQDSPRWDCVKLAYRGQFSNMLTLDDLRQSYEADQLTVVRRGNRLSILPVDTEIAMDLLKRLGPLQ, from the coding sequence ATGACTAGTGCTTCTTACTGGCTGATGAAAAGCGAGCCAAATGTTTATGGCATTGAACATCTGAAGGACGAGAAAATTACTCTATGGGATGGCATCAGAAATTACCAGGCTCGTAATTTCATGCGAAAGATGAAGGTTGGAGATCAAGCTTTTTTCTACCATTCCAATTGCAAGCCTCCTGGGATTGTTGGTCTAATGGAGGTCACAGAAACTGGCCTCGTTGATCCAACGCAGTTTGATAGCAGCTCTAAGTATCACGATCCAGCCTCCAAGCAGGACTCTCCACGTTGGGATTGCGTGAAACTTGCCTATCGCGGCCAGTTTTCCAACATGTTGACCCTTGACGATCTTCGCCAGTCCTACGAAGCAGACCAACTGACTGTTGTGCGTCGTGGTAATCGACTTTCGATTCTTCCGGTTGACACAGAAATCGCGATGGATTTATTAAAGAGGCTTGGACCACTTCAATGA
- a CDS encoding DUF2811 domain-containing protein — MFHGQLATDQIVESSAVLTGEEAPEQVQGDDVVSFQTEMPLPLHQAMADFIERCPNWDQYRLVQAALAGFLVQNGADSRELTRLYVGNMFRRDSLRQGV; from the coding sequence GTGTTTCACGGCCAATTGGCGACCGATCAGATTGTTGAGTCCTCAGCAGTTCTTACAGGTGAAGAAGCGCCTGAACAGGTTCAGGGTGATGACGTCGTGAGCTTTCAAACGGAGATGCCTTTGCCTTTGCACCAGGCCATGGCTGACTTTATTGAGCGCTGCCCAAATTGGGATCAGTACCGACTCGTTCAGGCGGCATTGGCTGGATTTCTTGTTCAGAACGGTGCCGACTCCAGAGAGCTCACCCGTCTCTACGTCGGCAACATGTTTCGTCGCGACTCTCTTCGCCAAGGTGTTTGA